In Mercurialis annua linkage group LG5, ddMerAnnu1.2, whole genome shotgun sequence, a single genomic region encodes these proteins:
- the LOC126681589 gene encoding uncharacterized protein LOC126681589 has protein sequence MGLLSVSDAILCRVFPTTLPGTAQRWYNKLKPRSIKSFASLLIEFRNRYLTNIPAKTTTSILRSCIQEEGETLRSYTERFNKQAMKIDNLNVDMATEALREGTRFKKLVDKLLVNKPTTFTNLMGIAPKYFELDEGRRAIREKEAKGKDSKEKSRERPKSRSDDRRQRCEERGMATKDEI, from the coding sequence ATGGGCCTTCTAAGTGTCTCGGACGCAATCTTATGTCGTGTATTCCCGACCACCCTGCCGGGAACCGCCCAAAGATGGTATAATAAACTCAAGCCAAGGTCGATCAAGAGTTTCGCCTCTCTATTAATAGAATTTCGCAACAGATATCTCACTAACATCCCGGCCAAAACGACCACCAGCATCCTGAGATCATGCATCCAGGAGGAAGGAGAAACACTAAGAAGCTACACCGAGAGATTCAACAAACAGGCTATGAAAATAGATAACTTGAATGTTGACATGGCAACCGAAGCGCTAAGGGAAGGAACAAGATTCAAAAAATTGGTGGACAAGCTGCTGGTCAACAAGCCAACCACCTTCACGAACCTGATGGGGATCGCCCCGAAATACTTTGAGTTGGACGAAGGACGGAGAGCTATCAGAGAAAAAGAAGCAAAAGGAAAGGATTCAAAAGAGAAATCAAGAGAAAGACCCAAGTCAAGATCAGACGATAGGCGACAAAGATGTGAagaacgtggtatggccaccaaagatgaaaTCTGA